ACCAGCTTGCCGCCGGCCGCCTTGAGCACGATGTCGTCGCCGCTCTTGGAGTCGACCTCGGCCTCGATCAGGTTGGAGGTGCCGAGGAAGTTCGCGACGAACGTGGTGTTCGGGTTCTCGTACAGGTCGGCCGGCGAGCCGAGCTGCTCGACGCGGCCCGCGTTCATCACGGCAACCGTGTCGGCCATGGTCATGGCCTCCTCCTGGTCGTGCGTGACGTGCACGAAGGTGATGCCGACCTCGGTCTGGATGCGCTTGAGCTCCAGCTGCATCTGGCGGCGCAGCTTGAGGTCGAGGGCGCCGAGCGGCTCGTCGAGGAGGAGCACCTTGGGGTGGTTGATCAGCGCGCGGGCGACGGCGACTCGCTGCTGCTGGCCACCGGAGAGCTGGTGCGGCTTCTTGCGCGCCTGCTCGCCGAGCTGCACCAGCTCCAGCATGTCCTCGACCTGCTTCTTCACGCTCTTGATGCCGCGCCGGCGCAGACCGAAGGCGACGTTCTCGAAGATGTCGAGGTGCGGGAAGAGGGCGTAGGACTGGAAGACCGTGTTCACGGGGCGCTTGTACGGCGGCAGGTGGGTGACGTCCTGGTCGCCGAGGTGCACGGTGCCGCTGCTCGGCTCCTCCAGGCCGGCGATCATGCGCAGGGTGGTGGTCTTGCCGCAGCCGGAGGCGCCGAGCAGGGCGAAGAAGGAACCCTGGGGCACGGTCAGGTCCAGCGGGTGTACGGCGGTGAAGGCGCCGTAGGTCTTGGAGATACCGGAGAGGCGGACGTCGCCGCTGTTGTCTGGTGTCGTCATCGTCGTCACGCCCCTGTGAGCTTCGAGAACTTCTGCTGGTAGGCCGTCTCTTCCTTCTGCGTCAGCGCGCGGAAGGCATGGGACTTCGCCTGCATGGTCTTGTCGGGAATGATCAACGGGTTGCTCGCCGCCGATTTGTCGATCTTCGCAAGGTAGGGCTTCACTCCCGCGACGGGACTCACGTAGTTGATGTACGCGGCGAGCTCGGCGGCCGGCTCGGGCTCGTAGTAGTAGTCGATGAGCCGCTCGGCGTTCGTCTTGTGGCGCGCCTTGTTGGGGATCAGCATGTTGTCGGTCGAGGTCATGTAGCCGTTGTCGGGGATGACATAGCCGACGTCCGGGTTGTCCGACTGGAGCTGGACGATGTCGCCGCCCCACGCTATGCACGCGGCGAAGTCGCCCTTGGTGAGGTCCGAGGTGTAGTCGTTGCCGGTGAAGCGGCGGATCTGGCCCTTGTCGACGGCCTTCTGCAGGCGGGCGATCACCGCGTCGAAGTCGTCACCGGTGAACTTCGCCGGGTCCTTGCCCATGTCGAGCATGGTCATGCCGATGCTGTCGCGCATCTCGGTCAGGAAGCCGACGCGCCCCTTGAGCTTGGGGTTGTCGAGCAGGTCGGAGACCGACTTCACCTCGATGCCGTCGAGCGCCTTCTTGTTGTAGGCGATGACGGTCGAGATGCCCTGCCAGGGGTACGAGTAGGCGCGGCCCGGGTCCCAGTCGGGGTCGCGGAACTGGTCCGACAGGTTGGCGAAGGCGTGCGGCAGGTTGGACGCGTCCAGTTTCTGGACGTACCCCAGCCGGATCATGCGCGCGGCCAGCCAGTCGGTGAGCACGATGAGGTCACGGCCGGTGTCCTGGCCGGCGGCGAGCTGCGGCTGGATCTTGCCGAAGAACTCGTCGTTGTCGTTGATGTCCTCGGTGTACTTGACCTGGATACCGCTCCGCCTGGCGAACGCGTCGAGCGTGGGATGACGCTTGCCCTTGTCGTCCACGTCGATGTACTCGGGCCAGTTGGAGAAGTTGACGACCTTCTCCTGGGCCGAGTGGTCGTCGGCGGACACACCGCCCTGCGTCTTGTTCGCCGCGGGAATCCCGCAGGCGCTCAGCGCCCCGAGTCCGCCGACCGCCAGCGCGCCGCCCGCGGAGGCGCGCAGCAGCGACCGACGGGTCATCGCGGCCCGGCCGTTACGGAGGCTTCGCCGTACGGCGGCGGCTTCGACCGGTGTCAGGCGGTCGGGCTCGTACTGCTCCATGCGCGTGGTGCCCTTTCGGAGGGAGGGTCGGCCTGGTCGGGGCCTGATCGTCAACCCGGCAGCAGCCGTCTGTGCGTGGTGTCCGGCGTCGCCGGACGACGGTGCTACCGGTCCCCGAAGATCGTGCGGTGCCAGTCCTTGCGGGCGACCGCCGTATTGTCGAACATTACGTGCTTGACCTGCGTGTACTCCTCGAAGGAGTACGTCGACATGTCCTTGCCGAAACCGGATGCCTTGTAGCCGCCGTGCGGCATCTCGCTGATGA
Above is a genomic segment from Streptomyces fodineus containing:
- a CDS encoding ABC transporter ATP-binding protein, translating into MTTMTTPDNSGDVRLSGISKTYGAFTAVHPLDLTVPQGSFFALLGASGCGKTTTLRMIAGLEEPSSGTVHLGDQDVTHLPPYKRPVNTVFQSYALFPHLDIFENVAFGLRRRGIKSVKKQVEDMLELVQLGEQARKKPHQLSGGQQQRVAVARALINHPKVLLLDEPLGALDLKLRRQMQLELKRIQTEVGITFVHVTHDQEEAMTMADTVAVMNAGRVEQLGSPADLYENPNTTFVANFLGTSNLIEAEVDSKSGDDIVLKAAGGKLVLPEARCSAPTTTGGKVLVGIRPEKISLTHADDAGDIPDGRNRLTGKIADASFIGVSTQYVIDSPVCDELAVYVQNVERDGRLVPGADVVLHWSPAHTFGLDAAQDIDAGTEEEAAA
- a CDS encoding ABC transporter substrate-binding protein, whose product is MEQYEPDRLTPVEAAAVRRSLRNGRAAMTRRSLLRASAGGALAVGGLGALSACGIPAANKTQGGVSADDHSAQEKVVNFSNWPEYIDVDDKGKRHPTLDAFARRSGIQVKYTEDINDNDEFFGKIQPQLAAGQDTGRDLIVLTDWLAARMIRLGYVQKLDASNLPHAFANLSDQFRDPDWDPGRAYSYPWQGISTVIAYNKKALDGIEVKSVSDLLDNPKLKGRVGFLTEMRDSIGMTMLDMGKDPAKFTGDDFDAVIARLQKAVDKGQIRRFTGNDYTSDLTKGDFAACIAWGGDIVQLQSDNPDVGYVIPDNGYMTSTDNMLIPNKARHKTNAERLIDYYYEPEPAAELAAYINYVSPVAGVKPYLAKIDKSAASNPLIIPDKTMQAKSHAFRALTQKEETAYQQKFSKLTGA